From one Bacteroides eggerthii genomic stretch:
- a CDS encoding 1-acyl-sn-glycerol-3-phosphate acyltransferase has protein sequence MEFEEIRPYHDEELPQIFEELIADPAFQQVACAVMPGVPFEAIAQKMRASKTKQEFQENLCYGILHKLAKDTTDGLILESMAVLNKQSAYTYVSNHRDIILDSGFLSVLLVEQGLDTVEIAIGDNLLIYPWIKKLVRINKCFTVQRALTMRQMLESSIRMSRYMHYTIAEKKQSIWIAQREGRAKDSNDVTQDSVLKMLSMGGDGDIITNLQELNIVPLSISYEYDPCDFLKAQEFQLKRDIPDFKKTTDDDLLNMQTGLLGYKGRVCFRMASCINEDLAKLDRTLPKPELFVAISALIDKRIHANYRIFANNYVAHDLLYNAEEFADHYTAEDRKRFTSYIDTQLERITIPNKDVDFLREKLLLMYANPLTNHLVATK, from the coding sequence ATGGAATTTGAAGAAATCCGCCCTTATCATGACGAAGAACTGCCTCAGATCTTTGAGGAATTAATTGCTGACCCGGCGTTCCAACAAGTGGCTTGCGCCGTTATGCCGGGTGTCCCTTTTGAAGCTATCGCGCAAAAAATGCGCGCAAGCAAGACCAAGCAGGAGTTTCAGGAGAACCTCTGCTATGGAATCCTGCATAAGTTGGCCAAGGATACCACAGACGGACTGATATTGGAAAGCATGGCTGTGCTGAACAAACAGTCTGCCTATACCTATGTTTCCAATCACAGAGACATCATTCTTGATTCCGGCTTTTTGTCTGTTCTTCTGGTGGAACAGGGACTGGATACCGTAGAAATCGCCATCGGTGATAATCTGCTGATTTATCCTTGGATCAAGAAACTGGTCCGCATCAATAAATGCTTCACCGTACAGCGTGCGCTTACCATGCGCCAGATGCTGGAATCGTCCATTCGCATGTCGCGCTATATGCACTATACCATTGCGGAGAAGAAACAGTCCATCTGGATCGCCCAACGTGAGGGGCGTGCCAAGGACTCCAATGACGTCACACAGGATAGTGTGCTGAAAATGTTGTCAATGGGCGGCGACGGAGATATCATTACCAACCTTCAGGAACTGAACATCGTTCCGCTTTCCATTTCGTATGAATACGATCCTTGTGATTTCCTGAAGGCGCAGGAATTCCAGTTGAAGCGCGACATTCCTGATTTCAAGAAAACTACGGATGATGACCTGCTGAATATGCAGACCGGGCTTCTGGGATATAAAGGGCGTGTATGTTTCCGCATGGCATCCTGTATTAATGAGGATCTGGCCAAACTGGACAGGACATTGCCTAAACCGGAACTGTTTGTGGCTATATCTGCCTTGATTGATAAGCGTATTCATGCCAACTATCGTATTTTTGCCAATAATTATGTGGCTCACGACCTGTTGTATAATGCGGAGGAATTTGCCGACCATTATACGGCGGAGGATAGGAAACGCTTTACAAGTTATATTGACACCCAGTTGGAACGTATCACGATTCCCAATAAGGATGTGGACTTCCTGCGTGAGAAGTTGCTGCTGATGTATGCCAACCCGTTGACAAACCATCTGGTTGCGACTAAATAA
- a CDS encoding DeoR/GlpR family DNA-binding transcription regulator, with protein sequence MTKEERQALILELLMQHDSILVTDLATHLNVSSVTIRKDLTDLEREKKLYRNHGKAILIDPYIDNRNVSEKEKLYVEEKRLIGMKAANLIAPKDSILIASGTTMHALARSIAPADELTVITASMEVSNILASEKNICIIQLGGILRHSSLSVVGKYAENILADFSCSKLFIGVDGIDLDFGITTTNMMEASLNRVMMQTAQKTIVLADSSKFGRRGFSKIADMEDIDHIITDSKIPPSTALRIEEMGIELTIADPCHHNNL encoded by the coding sequence ATGACAAAAGAAGAAAGGCAGGCTCTCATATTAGAGCTATTAATGCAACACGATTCTATTTTAGTAACAGATTTAGCTACGCATCTCAACGTTTCGTCAGTTACGATACGAAAGGATTTGACCGATCTCGAAAGAGAAAAGAAACTGTATCGGAATCATGGAAAGGCAATCCTGATAGACCCTTATATCGACAATCGGAACGTCAGCGAGAAAGAAAAATTATATGTTGAGGAAAAGCGGCTGATAGGAATGAAAGCCGCCAACCTAATCGCCCCCAAGGATTCCATCCTGATAGCGTCGGGCACAACCATGCACGCGCTTGCACGCAGCATAGCTCCGGCAGACGAGCTGACCGTCATCACCGCTTCCATGGAGGTCTCAAACATCTTGGCAAGCGAGAAAAACATATGCATCATCCAGCTTGGCGGAATTCTACGGCACAGCAGCCTCTCCGTTGTGGGGAAATATGCGGAAAACATACTGGCAGACTTCTCGTGCAGCAAATTATTCATCGGTGTGGACGGCATTGACCTCGACTTCGGCATCACCACCACCAATATGATGGAAGCAAGCCTCAACCGCGTGATGATGCAAACCGCACAAAAAACAATTGTGCTGGCAGACTCCTCCAAGTTCGGACGGCGCGGCTTCAGCAAAATAGCCGATATGGAAGACATCGACCATATCATCACCGACTCCAAAATCCCCCCCTCCACCGCCCTACGCATAGAGGAGATGGGTATTGAGCTGACCATTGCCGATCCCTGCCACCACAACAACCTTTAA